DNA from Larimichthys crocea isolate SSNF chromosome XIII, L_crocea_2.0, whole genome shotgun sequence:
agagagagagagagagagagagagagagagactttgagaaggagagagagaatctGGCACAAGAAGTCCAGGTGAGACAAGGTGATACAGAATTTTAATTCACCAAATTGCTCGCTAGCCAGTAATGATAGAATCCATTTAGCGATGTAGTGACAATATTCTCAGCAAAAGGGCATTGACAAAATGTTACATCCAAGAGAAAAGTCAAGGCAGCAAGGACTAAATGCACGAAGCTTGAAATAACAGACCTGCTTTaatagtattttattatttcaaatgtatttcagaCATAACACCGAATTTGTAAAACCAAGGATCTAAACACAAAGCAACTAAGGATTTCAGTCCCCACTACTGACAATGAAAGCATATGAGAAAAGGAGATTAATTTTAATTCACTGCCAAGATCTGACACTTTATCAACAGAGCTTGTGATTTCCTCATTTGTTGCCATCAAGTACTGAAGCCACCTTACAGAACATGCCAAGCTCTGCCTGAGCTGCTCTGTGAATGCGATGCACTGCAAGATCTGACCCACTTGCAATAAAGTGCATTGAGAGTTCAATTCTCATGGTAGATGAGAAGCGATGTTGGGCAAGCACAGCTGAGAGATTGTCATCACAGTATAGCTGATATGAAGAAAAACCTAATATGACATGAACTAGATCTCTCAAGGGGAAGGGAAATCAAAAGAGGATAGAGTGACAGAAGAATTGTCAAGTCAACAAAGAGAGATGGGAGGGTTGGTCCTATAGTCTCTGTGTCAAGTCAGGAATGTCACAGTTGAGCACAGTGCTAGTTCTTTCAGAGGTTAGGATGTCCTAGGCATTCAGCCAGGCACCCAGCTCTGGTTGCTATGGGCTTGCTGTGGACCAGCCAGACCGCTCATTCCCATCCCCATGGTCACACCCATCCCCATACCCATGCCAATGCCCACCCCCTGGGCTAGGGAGCAGTCAAAGTTAAAATCCATCTCCTCCCCAGAATCCATAATGTCATGGAGGAGAATGGACTCCACATCGCAGTCCAAACTACCGTGGAACATATCAATGTCCAGGTCAGCTGGTAGTCTCTCGTGCAGGTGAGGTTGATGATAGCTATGGTAGTTGCCACCAACACTACCATTCCCCATCGCCTGGCCAAGGTGATATGGTCCGTTGGTCATGCCTTGGTGTTGTGGGTCAGGATAATGGTTGTGAcgggggtgtgggtgtggggcAGTGGCCACATGGCAGGAGTCCTGGGGCATGCCAAGCATACCTGCTGGGTTTGGGGGAAGGGTGGTGGAGGCTGGAAGGTGGGCATGTGACGGAGGGCTGTACAGGTAAGGAGCTTTGTGGTTGTAGGTGTGCAGCTGATTGTTGTTCCCTCGTGGAGTTAGGGCTGCAGCCCGGGGCGGTGTGTTATTATGGCTCTGGCTGAGGTTGTGAGTTGTGAGTGAGTTGTGATTGTGGTTGGTTACATTGTTGTGACTATGAGAATGGCTGTGAGTTCTGTTATGGCTATGAGCTGAGCTGTGACTAAGAGGTCCATTGTGGCTGTGACCATTGTGGTGGCCAGGGTGGTGGCTGTGATGGTTGGAACCTACTCCATTACTAGCTTGACCCATCATAGGAtggctttctctctcctgtcccaGCATCATGTCCTTGGAACAGTATTGCTGTCCACCTGTTAGCAGACTTTGCAGGGCATTGGTGCTGGAGTATGCCCGCATGGTTCCAGAGAAACTGGCTGGCTTGTTCTCCTGAATGGTCTGCATGGGTGAGTGGTGACACAACATCCCCATGCCTGTTGTACCATAAACGCCTGCACCATATGGGCTCTGCCCCTTCACTCCAGAACTGTAATGGTAGACAGGGGTTTGGTGCTTATGTCTGCCAACAGCTTGATGCTGCTGGTGTTGCTGCTGAGTtgggtgatggtgatgataacTATCCTCCATTAGATGCTCATCCAAACTGATGGCACCTGTCAGGTTAGCCAGCTGAGGCAGCTGCTCCAAGGGAGGACAGCGGTTCCCTGCCCCCATGGATGGAGAGCGGGCACTGGTCGGTGAGGGATAAAGATGGGGGGAAGTGGAACAGGAAAGACCACCCTCCTCTGGTTCCTCTGGCTCTCCCTCTGCGAGGATAGGTGACAGACGCCCACTCAGGGTAGAGGCTGACGAACTAGCTCTGGAATGGAGGTCCGTCCAAGCATCAAACTCTCCATCTGTCCCAGATGGACCTCCAGATCCTGGGAGTCCTTTCTGTGGTGGGCTACCATGGTCGGGGGAGCTCTGGAGGCCCACCACAGCAGACCCAGCTCCTATCCCAGGACGGCCGACCCTCTTGCCTCTGATGCGGCCTTTGCTTTTTAAGTATTTGGTGCTGTTGTCCATGGAGACTGCTCGTCGGCGGGGGGCCTTTCCCATCTTGCCTCCATCTGGGTTCAGCATCCACCAAGAACTCTTCCCTGTTCCCTCATTCTGCACCCTGATGAAACGTGTGTGGAGGGATAGGTTGTGTCGGATGGAGTTCTgcaaagaaggagagagagagacacacacatcatgagAGATAAATTAAATTGtaatacatattattatttatcacttGTACACAAACGGCTTTTTCTGAAGTCAACACTTTAAATTAGTGGAATTTGctcaaataaaatgttccagaggggaaaaaaaagaattttcaaatgtaataacacaaacagatcTAATCACAACCACAGCTGTCGCCACTGCTTATAAATCATTACGTGGCAATACATGCTGagtcatagaaaaaaaatgcgCCAAATTATCAGGTCTATTACTAgatatacaaaacacacagaagtagCTACACGGCGACTATACACAACAACTCTAAGCGATCAGTGTCAACCAAAGTCAGAAAATTGAGATCAcgttcaaaaacacaaacatgttcgAAGGACAGCTACAGCTGGCACGGAGCACGACCCTGTCACACTCAACCAACCTGAAACTTAGTCTTGAGACACTCTCCTTATGTACGTCAATCCTCCCACTTTCAGTTCCATCAatccatctgtcctcctctaCTTTTCCTTTCAGCCAGGCTGATGTAAACTGCTGTGGTTGGGCGTACTGTATGTTTGAAGTCGGTGCCAGTCTGGCTTAGTGCCAGCTCTGTCTCTTTTGCTCTCGTAGCTTGAATGGGGGATGTATCGCAAGATTGAGCCAGGAGCAAGAAAGGCTAATGGATGTATCCCACCCCCCTGACATCTACCTTCACTGCCTATCTTCCTTTCCCTCCCTTGTTCTGTCTTTATCACGAAtgcatctttctctttttgtcactGAGTactacatattttttttgtgacttgATTTCCCCTTTTCCCTTTTCATTCCACACAGTTCTTTGCATACAACAGTCATTTTCCACTTCTGCTTTCAATCTTAATACCTTCAATTATACAGTGTGTCACAAATTACTTTCCCATTATCCTCCACACCGGCATGTACAGTCACTGACTCAGTAATTCATAGGAtatagtttttatattgtttattatcATTTACATCTCAAGGGTTGCCGAATGCTGAAGGTTCCTGATGTGCAACAGAGTCTGTCATTGCAATTCCGCTCTTTGTTGTGCGTGAGGCATTTTGACGCTCAAGCAggaaaatatcaaatcaaaagcACCTCCTGTGGTTTAGGAATATACTGGTACAATAGATTGTTTCAGATTGAGGGGTACTCACACTTCCACCATCTCCATTATGTTGCAGATTATTTGTATTCACACTGAATTGCACGGCGgggaaacaaataaatcaaattgcGGCAGAGAATACATAAATGGGAGGCAAACTGAATTCAGGTGATCTGTGAATGCCTCCTTGGGTTATCTCGCTGTGACACCTCCGGCATTGGGTAACCATGGCAACCGGGTAAACGTGCAACAGCAGAACTATATCATATTGTGGTGAGAGTcggtagagagagagagagagagagagagatggagggagagtgGGGGATGGGGGAAAGGATGCTAGAGGAGGCGGTTGTTTGATGCTGCTGCACTAAACAGCCTTTCATCTCGGCAGTGCAGGTCCGCAGGGGATGCCCGCTCCCTGCATCTGACGGCTTCTCTACGTGCCGCGCCAACTCCCTGTCTCACCCTGGCTGGATCATCCACCTATCATACCACTCCAAATCATGCCCATCGCATCATGTGCATGCCTGAATTAAAACATATGTAAGCTTTCATGCCATTCCACCACAGCCGGTTGAAATTGGGGCATCTTTTAGAAAGCTGAACCACTTCATACTGCAACTCTGTGTGACCTGTCTGATTCAAATCGCGATTTATCCCTGTATGAGGGAAGAGCAGCCCCATTGAACTTGGAGGGATTTGTCATCATCCCAAACCCT
Protein-coding regions in this window:
- the LOC104919592 gene encoding forkhead box protein O3, translated to MLMMEDDELDAHQVDSDFEPQSRPRSCTWPLPCPEDFPGGHEVSGGLPLANIKVEPEDVPASACRAGLVGGTPGELKHPAGAPAPTGATHPCLAGAALDVTGPLRKAKSSRRNAWGNQSYADLITRAIESTPEKRLTLSQIYDWMVRYVPYFKDKGDSNSSAGWKNSIRHNLSLHTRFIRVQNEGTGKSSWWMLNPDGGKMGKAPRRRAVSMDNSTKYLKSKGRIRGKRVGRPGIGAGSAVVGLQSSPDHGSPPQKGLPGSGGPSGTDGEFDAWTDLHSRASSSASTLSGRLSPILAEGEPEEPEEGGLSCSTSPHLYPSPTSARSPSMGAGNRCPPLEQLPQLANLTGAISLDEHLMEDSYHHHHPTQQQHQQHQAVGRHKHQTPVYHYSSGVKGQSPYGAGVYGTTGMGMLCHHSPMQTIQENKPASFSGTMRAYSSTNALQSLLTGGQQYCSKDMMLGQERESHPMMGQASNGVGSNHHSHHPGHHNGHSHNGPLSHSSAHSHNRTHSHSHSHNNVTNHNHNSLTTHNLSQSHNNTPPRAAALTPRGNNNQLHTYNHKAPYLYSPPSHAHLPASTTLPPNPAGMLGMPQDSCHVATAPHPHPRHNHYPDPQHQGMTNGPYHLGQAMGNGSVGGNYHSYHQPHLHERLPADLDIDMFHGSLDCDVESILLHDIMDSGEEMDFNFDCSLAQGVGIGMGMGMGVTMGMGMSGLAGPQQAHSNQSWVPG